From Salvia splendens isolate huo1 chromosome 3, SspV2, whole genome shotgun sequence, a single genomic window includes:
- the LOC121797243 gene encoding dnaJ protein P58IPK homolog gives MGMKLFGFDSMAPTGFLYAAFILNFVCCCQLLLLQPLVAADDQAGGASLFERVSQSIKVKKYSDALRDLNAAIEADPALSEAYWHRASILRQLCRYEESEGSYKSVLEMNPGNSAAEKELSQLYQAQNALNSANNLFDSGDLTKALEYIYKVVLVFSPECYEAKFLKVRLLIAAKDYSKAISETGFILKEDENNLEALLLRGRAYYYLADHDIATRHYQKGLRLDPEHGELKKAYFGLKNLLKKTKSAEDNAGKGKLRLAVEDYKAALAFDPNHTAHNIHLHLGLCKVYVKLGRGADAVKSCTEVLEIDGDQVEALVQRGEAKLLVEDWEGAVADLKSAAEKSPQDMNIREVLMRAERSLKLSQRKDWYKILGVSKTASISEIKKAYKKLALQWHPDKNVDNREEAEAKFREIASAYEILGDEDKRTRFDRGEDIDDNGMGMGEGGFNPFGGGGQQFTFHFEGGYHF, from the exons ATGGGGATGAAGCTCTTTGGTTTTGATTCAATGGCTCCAACAGGCTTTCTCTACGCAGCATTCATTCTAAACTTCGTGTGTTGCTGCCAGCTTCTCCTCCTCCAACCGCTCGTTGCTGCAg ATGACCAAGCAGGTGGTGCTTCTCTCTTTGAGAGAGTTTCACAGAGTATCAAAGTGAAGAAATATAGTGACGCTCTCAGAGACCTAAATGCTGCTATAGAAGCAGATCCAGCACTTTCAGAAGCATATTGGCATAGAGCATCCATTCTTCGTCAGCTATGCAG ATACGAGGAATCAGAGGGGAGTTACAAAAGTGTTTTGGAGATGAATCCTGGGAATTCGGCAGCAGAAAAGGAGCTTTCGCAGTTATATCAAGCTCAGAATGCCTTAAATTCAGCTAACAACCTTTTTGATTCAGGAGATTTAACCAAAGCGTTAGAGTATATTTATAAAGTTGTACTTGTTTTTTCTCCAGAATGCTATGAG GCTAAATTTCTTAAAGTGAGGCTATTGATAGCAGCTAAAGATTATTCAAAGGCCATATCTGAGACAGGATTCATTCTTAAAGAAGACGAAAATAATTTAGAGGCTTTGCTATTGCGTGGTCGTGCCTACTATTATTTGGCTGATCATGACATAGCCACTAG GCATTACCAGAAAGGTCTTCGGTTGGACCCCGAGCATGGTGAGCTGAAGAAGGCGTATTTTGGATTGAAAAACCTCCTAAAAAAGACAAAAAGT GCAGAAGACAATGCCGGTAAGGGTAAACTACGCCTAGCAGTGGAGGATTACAAGGCTGCCCTTGCTTTTGACCCAAACCATACTGCACACAATATACACCTTCATCTTGGACTGTGTAAGGTCTACGTGAAGCTTGGTAGGGGGGCTGATGCGGTAAAGAGCTGCACAGAAGTACTAGAAATTGATGGAGATCAAGTTGAAGCTCTAGTCCAG AGAGGTGAAGCGAAGCTTTTAGTTGAAGATTGGGAAGGAGCTGTGGCTGATTTAAAATCAGCTGCTGAAAAGTCGCCTCAG GATATGAACATCCGTGAAGTGTTAATGAGAGCCGAAAGATCACTGAAGTTGAGCCAACGAAAAGACTGGTACAAAATCCTAGGAGTTTCAAAAACTGCATCAATATCAGAGATTAAGAAGGCCTACAAGAAGCTTGCATTGCAATGGCATCCAGATAAGAATGTCGACAACAGAGAAGAAGCAGAAGCTAAATTTCGTGAAATAGCATCTGCATATGAG ATTCTGGGCGACGAAGATAAACGTACGAGATTCGATAGAGGAGAAGATATCGATGATAATGGTATGGGAATGGGTGAAGGGGGATTTAATCCTTTTGGTGGAGGGGGGCAGCAATTTACGTTCCACTTCGAAGGAGGATATCATTTCTAA
- the LOC121795441 gene encoding dystrophia myotonica WD repeat-containing protein-like isoform X1 produces MMSSGTSNNMVSASGNNAPGPALKTYFKTPEGKYKLQYEKTHPAPLLHYAHAKTVTQVTLAHLKEKPMQALSESSSALGVRSAAARLLGGGNGGRTLSFVGGNGGSKPVGSSSTRIGSLGASSSSNVVGNPNFDGKGTYLVFNVGDAIFVSDLNSQDKDPLKSIHFSNSNPVCHAYDPDAKDGHDLLIGLNSGDVYSVSLRQQLQEVGKKLVGAQHYNKDGSVNNSRCTCIAWIPNGDGSFVVSHADGNMYVYEKNKDCSGDPSFPIIKDQTQFSVSHARYSKNPVARWHICQGPVNDIAFSADGTYIATIGRDGYLRVFDYKNEQLICGGKSYYGALLCCAWSMDGKYILTGGEDDLVQVWSMDDRKIVAWGEGHNSWVSGVAFDSYWLSPNSDGVGENIVYRFGSVGQDTQLLLWDLEMDELVVPVRRPPGGSPTFNNGSQSSHWDSAYPVGTLQPSPSMRDVPKHSPLVAHRVHTEPLSGLLFTQESVLTVCREGHIKIWMRPGFADTQSANSDSFMSTDFKEKPAIAGKGGKQ; encoded by the exons ATGATGAGCAGTGGGACCAGTAACAATATGGTGTCGGCGTCTGGGAACAACGCGCCGGGCCCAGCTTTGAAGACCTATTTCAAGACGCCAGAAGGCAAATATAAGCTCCAGTACGAGAAGACTCATCCCGCCCCTCTACTTCACTATGCCCATGCCAAAACAGTCACTCAG GTAACGCTAGCTCATCTCAAGGAAAAGCCAATGCAGGCACTGTCAGAATCGTCATCTGCTTTAGGTGTGAGGTCCGCTGCAGCTAGGCTCTTAGGTGGTGGTAATGGGGGCCGGACGCTTAGTTTTGTTGGGGGAAATGGTGGAAGCAAGCCTGTGGGTAGCAGCAGTACCAGAATCGGATCATTAGGGGCCTCAAGTTCTAGTAATGTGGTCGGTAATCCCAACTTTGATGGGAAAGGGACTTACTTGGTGTTCAATGTTGGAGATGCAATTTTTGTGAGTGACTTAAATTCTCAAGATAAG GACCCTCTAAAGTCTATACATTTTAGTAATTCAAATCCTGTTTGCCACGCATATGATCCTGATGCTAAAGATGGGCATGATTTGCTTATTGGTTTAAACTCGGGAGATG ttTATTCTGTATCTCTTAGACAACAATTACAAGAAGTTGGGAAGAAGCTTGTGGGGGCTCAGCACTATAATAAAGATGGTTCTGTTAATAATAG TCGCTGCACTTGTATTGCGTGGATCCCCAATGGTGATGGCTCATTTGTGGTATCTCATGCAGATGGaaatatgtatgtatatgaAAAG AACAAAGATTGCTCTGGTGATCCTTCGTTTCCTATAATCAAGGATCAGACTCAATTTTCTGTATCTCATGCACGTTATAGTAAG AATCCAGTTGCTAGGTGGCATATATGTCAAGGTCCAGTAAATGACATTGCTTTCTCAGCTGATGGTACTTATATAGCAACCATAGGGAGGGATG GTTACCTGCGAGTCTTTGACTATAAAAACGAACAACTTATATGTGGTGGAAAAAGCTATTATGGCGCTCTTTTATGTTGTGCTTGGAG CATGGATGGAAAATACATTTTGACTGGAGGCGAGGATGACCTCGTGCAAGTTTGGAGTATGGACGATCGAAAGATTGTAGCATGGGGAGAAGGACACAACTCATGG GTTAGTGGAGTGGCATTTGATTCATATTGGCTTTCTCCAAATTCAGACGGTGTTGGGGAAAACATAGTCTATCGATTTGGTTCTGTTGGTCAG GATACACAATTGCTCTTATGGGATCTAGAAATGGACGAGCTCGTAGTGCCAGTTCGTCGTCCCCCAGGTGGATCTCCGACTTTCAATAACGGAAGCCAGTCTTCCCACTGGGACAGCGCCTACCCTGTGGGAACCTTGCAGCCATCTCCAAGTATGCGAGACGTTCCAAAGCACTCCCCACTGGTAGCTCATCGTGTCCACACAGAGCCTCTCTCCGGTCTGCTCTTCACACAGGAATCTGTCCTAACAGTTTGCCGGGAGGGCCACATAAAAATCTGGATGAGGCCAGGCTTTGCCGACACCCAATCAGCCAATTCGGACTCTTTCATGAGCACGGACTTCAAAGAAAAACCAGCAATAGCCGGGAAGGGAGGCAAACAATGA
- the LOC121795441 gene encoding dystrophia myotonica WD repeat-containing protein-like isoform X2 codes for MMSSGTSNNMVSASGNNAPGPALKTYFKTPEGKYKLQYEKTHPAPLLHYAHAKTVTQVTLAHLKEKPMQALSESSSALGVRSAAARLLGGGNGGRTLSFVGGNGGSKPVGSSSTRIGSLGASSSSNVVGNPNFDGKGTYLVFNVGDAIFVSDLNSQDKDPLKSIHFSNSNPVCHAYDPDAKDGHDLLIGLNSGDVYSVSLRQQLQEVGKKLVGAQHYNKDGSVNNSRCTCIAWIPNGDGSFVVSHADGNMYVYEKNPVARWHICQGPVNDIAFSADGTYIATIGRDGYLRVFDYKNEQLICGGKSYYGALLCCAWSMDGKYILTGGEDDLVQVWSMDDRKIVAWGEGHNSWVSGVAFDSYWLSPNSDGVGENIVYRFGSVGQDTQLLLWDLEMDELVVPVRRPPGGSPTFNNGSQSSHWDSAYPVGTLQPSPSMRDVPKHSPLVAHRVHTEPLSGLLFTQESVLTVCREGHIKIWMRPGFADTQSANSDSFMSTDFKEKPAIAGKGGKQ; via the exons ATGATGAGCAGTGGGACCAGTAACAATATGGTGTCGGCGTCTGGGAACAACGCGCCGGGCCCAGCTTTGAAGACCTATTTCAAGACGCCAGAAGGCAAATATAAGCTCCAGTACGAGAAGACTCATCCCGCCCCTCTACTTCACTATGCCCATGCCAAAACAGTCACTCAG GTAACGCTAGCTCATCTCAAGGAAAAGCCAATGCAGGCACTGTCAGAATCGTCATCTGCTTTAGGTGTGAGGTCCGCTGCAGCTAGGCTCTTAGGTGGTGGTAATGGGGGCCGGACGCTTAGTTTTGTTGGGGGAAATGGTGGAAGCAAGCCTGTGGGTAGCAGCAGTACCAGAATCGGATCATTAGGGGCCTCAAGTTCTAGTAATGTGGTCGGTAATCCCAACTTTGATGGGAAAGGGACTTACTTGGTGTTCAATGTTGGAGATGCAATTTTTGTGAGTGACTTAAATTCTCAAGATAAG GACCCTCTAAAGTCTATACATTTTAGTAATTCAAATCCTGTTTGCCACGCATATGATCCTGATGCTAAAGATGGGCATGATTTGCTTATTGGTTTAAACTCGGGAGATG ttTATTCTGTATCTCTTAGACAACAATTACAAGAAGTTGGGAAGAAGCTTGTGGGGGCTCAGCACTATAATAAAGATGGTTCTGTTAATAATAG TCGCTGCACTTGTATTGCGTGGATCCCCAATGGTGATGGCTCATTTGTGGTATCTCATGCAGATGGaaatatgtatgtatatgaAAAG AATCCAGTTGCTAGGTGGCATATATGTCAAGGTCCAGTAAATGACATTGCTTTCTCAGCTGATGGTACTTATATAGCAACCATAGGGAGGGATG GTTACCTGCGAGTCTTTGACTATAAAAACGAACAACTTATATGTGGTGGAAAAAGCTATTATGGCGCTCTTTTATGTTGTGCTTGGAG CATGGATGGAAAATACATTTTGACTGGAGGCGAGGATGACCTCGTGCAAGTTTGGAGTATGGACGATCGAAAGATTGTAGCATGGGGAGAAGGACACAACTCATGG GTTAGTGGAGTGGCATTTGATTCATATTGGCTTTCTCCAAATTCAGACGGTGTTGGGGAAAACATAGTCTATCGATTTGGTTCTGTTGGTCAG GATACACAATTGCTCTTATGGGATCTAGAAATGGACGAGCTCGTAGTGCCAGTTCGTCGTCCCCCAGGTGGATCTCCGACTTTCAATAACGGAAGCCAGTCTTCCCACTGGGACAGCGCCTACCCTGTGGGAACCTTGCAGCCATCTCCAAGTATGCGAGACGTTCCAAAGCACTCCCCACTGGTAGCTCATCGTGTCCACACAGAGCCTCTCTCCGGTCTGCTCTTCACACAGGAATCTGTCCTAACAGTTTGCCGGGAGGGCCACATAAAAATCTGGATGAGGCCAGGCTTTGCCGACACCCAATCAGCCAATTCGGACTCTTTCATGAGCACGGACTTCAAAGAAAAACCAGCAATAGCCGGGAAGGGAGGCAAACAATGA
- the LOC121795441 gene encoding dystrophia myotonica WD repeat-containing protein-like isoform X3, with amino-acid sequence MQALSESSSALGVRSAAARLLGGGNGGRTLSFVGGNGGSKPVGSSSTRIGSLGASSSSNVVGNPNFDGKGTYLVFNVGDAIFVSDLNSQDKDPLKSIHFSNSNPVCHAYDPDAKDGHDLLIGLNSGDVYSVSLRQQLQEVGKKLVGAQHYNKDGSVNNSRCTCIAWIPNGDGSFVVSHADGNMYVYEKNKDCSGDPSFPIIKDQTQFSVSHARYSKNPVARWHICQGPVNDIAFSADGTYIATIGRDGYLRVFDYKNEQLICGGKSYYGALLCCAWSMDGKYILTGGEDDLVQVWSMDDRKIVAWGEGHNSWVSGVAFDSYWLSPNSDGVGENIVYRFGSVGQDTQLLLWDLEMDELVVPVRRPPGGSPTFNNGSQSSHWDSAYPVGTLQPSPSMRDVPKHSPLVAHRVHTEPLSGLLFTQESVLTVCREGHIKIWMRPGFADTQSANSDSFMSTDFKEKPAIAGKGGKQ; translated from the exons ATGCAGGCACTGTCAGAATCGTCATCTGCTTTAGGTGTGAGGTCCGCTGCAGCTAGGCTCTTAGGTGGTGGTAATGGGGGCCGGACGCTTAGTTTTGTTGGGGGAAATGGTGGAAGCAAGCCTGTGGGTAGCAGCAGTACCAGAATCGGATCATTAGGGGCCTCAAGTTCTAGTAATGTGGTCGGTAATCCCAACTTTGATGGGAAAGGGACTTACTTGGTGTTCAATGTTGGAGATGCAATTTTTGTGAGTGACTTAAATTCTCAAGATAAG GACCCTCTAAAGTCTATACATTTTAGTAATTCAAATCCTGTTTGCCACGCATATGATCCTGATGCTAAAGATGGGCATGATTTGCTTATTGGTTTAAACTCGGGAGATG ttTATTCTGTATCTCTTAGACAACAATTACAAGAAGTTGGGAAGAAGCTTGTGGGGGCTCAGCACTATAATAAAGATGGTTCTGTTAATAATAG TCGCTGCACTTGTATTGCGTGGATCCCCAATGGTGATGGCTCATTTGTGGTATCTCATGCAGATGGaaatatgtatgtatatgaAAAG AACAAAGATTGCTCTGGTGATCCTTCGTTTCCTATAATCAAGGATCAGACTCAATTTTCTGTATCTCATGCACGTTATAGTAAG AATCCAGTTGCTAGGTGGCATATATGTCAAGGTCCAGTAAATGACATTGCTTTCTCAGCTGATGGTACTTATATAGCAACCATAGGGAGGGATG GTTACCTGCGAGTCTTTGACTATAAAAACGAACAACTTATATGTGGTGGAAAAAGCTATTATGGCGCTCTTTTATGTTGTGCTTGGAG CATGGATGGAAAATACATTTTGACTGGAGGCGAGGATGACCTCGTGCAAGTTTGGAGTATGGACGATCGAAAGATTGTAGCATGGGGAGAAGGACACAACTCATGG GTTAGTGGAGTGGCATTTGATTCATATTGGCTTTCTCCAAATTCAGACGGTGTTGGGGAAAACATAGTCTATCGATTTGGTTCTGTTGGTCAG GATACACAATTGCTCTTATGGGATCTAGAAATGGACGAGCTCGTAGTGCCAGTTCGTCGTCCCCCAGGTGGATCTCCGACTTTCAATAACGGAAGCCAGTCTTCCCACTGGGACAGCGCCTACCCTGTGGGAACCTTGCAGCCATCTCCAAGTATGCGAGACGTTCCAAAGCACTCCCCACTGGTAGCTCATCGTGTCCACACAGAGCCTCTCTCCGGTCTGCTCTTCACACAGGAATCTGTCCTAACAGTTTGCCGGGAGGGCCACATAAAAATCTGGATGAGGCCAGGCTTTGCCGACACCCAATCAGCCAATTCGGACTCTTTCATGAGCACGGACTTCAAAGAAAAACCAGCAATAGCCGGGAAGGGAGGCAAACAATGA
- the LOC121795442 gene encoding uncharacterized protein LOC121795442, translated as MDSAEEKPLPKHSEEGCFTTQKLASISPPLIPMVSLSNFCYSHHSLQINCVSLLLIIMVGKASEIVVEEPVCSQPHQGHDLILHIPANATAEGYVEDSESVAINMPPSPVPTPKRVNFSPLPSPSRVRLNGSPGPSTKGKSSMKNLLPRLSFKLRNTNSDIEKAAMLALGVSPELRGKTSIPRTFSLTKIFIPKMKRTSSLPTSPIFHSNPESAHGGFTSAAADLSKGGCQLPMHRSRSVPVLYKEGSIKQMDNLGGVYRVVPTTLSVTEQSAAASVPVGTICGADEKNDYAEDIPLEEAVCRICFVELGEGSDTLKMECSCKGELALAHQECAIKWFSIKGNKTCDICKQEVKNLSVTLLRIQTNQTRGHGPLPPEITQYRVWHDVPVLVIVSMLAYFCFLEQLLVNKMGSSAIAISLPFSCILGLLASMTSTTMVRRRYAWIYATIQFTMVVLFAHIFYSLLHVQAVLSVLLATFVGFGGAMCGTSILNEILKWRRMWSNWSASQQDAAQASESSDAPQNRVDGNGQHS; from the exons ATGGATTCTGCCGAAGAAAAACCTTTACCCAAACATAGTGAAGAGGGCTGCTTTACAACCCAAAAGCTTGCCAGTATATCACCTCCTCTAATCCCAATGGTATCTCTTTCTAACTTTTGTTATTCCCATCATTCCCTTCAAATAAATTGCGTTTCACTACTCTTAATTATCATG GTTGGAAAAGCGAGTGAAATAGTCGTTGAGGAGCCGGTGTGTAGTCAGCCGCATCAAGGGCATGACTTGATTCTGCACATACCAGCCAATGCAACAGCTGAGGGATATGTGGAGGACTCTGAGTCTGTGGCAATAAACATGCCTCCTTCGCCGGTTCCAACTCCCAAAAGAGTAAACTTTTCGCCGTTACCTAGTCCTAGTAGAGTAAGGCTTAATGGTTCTCCAGGTCCTTCAACCAAAGGaaaatcatccatgaaaaattTGCTTCCTAGACTAAGCTTCAAATTACGGAACACAAACTCAGATATTGAAAAGGCTGCCATGTTAGCACTTGGAGTTTCCCCTGAGTTGCGGGGAAAGACATCAATTCCTAGGACTTTCTCTCTTACCAAGATTTTTATACCCAAGATGAAGAGGACATCATCTCTACCAACCTCTCCGATTTTCCACTCGAATCCGGAGTCTGCTCATGGAGGATTTACCAGCGCTGCAGCTGACTTATCT AAAGGTGGGTGCCAGCTACCAATGCATCGGTCACGATCTGTACCCGTTCTCTATAAAGAGGGAAGTATAAAACAGATGGACAACTTAGGTGGTGTTTATCGCGTGGTGCCTACTACTCTGAGTGTTACTGAACAGAGTGCTGCAGCTTCTGTGCCTGTTGGAACAATTTGTGGTGCAG ATGAGAAGAATGATTATGCTGAGGACATCCCTCTAGAAGAAGCTGTTTGTAGAATCTGCTTTGTTGAGCTCGGTGAGGGCTCAGACACGCTGAAGATGGAATGCAGCTGCAAAGGTGAACTCGCTTTGGCCCACCAAGAATGTGCGATTAAATGGTTTAGCATAAAAGGCAACAAGACTTGTGATATCTGCAAGCAGGAGGTCAAAAACTTATCTGTCACACTTTTACGCATCCAAACCAATCAGACTCGAGGGCATGGACCACTTCCACCTGAAATAACTCAATACAG GGTGTGGCATGATGTTCCGGTTCTTGTGATAGTCAGTATGCTTGCATATTTTTGTTTCCTCGAGCAACTTTTG GTTAACAAAATGGGATCAAGTGCAATTGCCATATCTTTGCCATTTTCTTGTATATTAGGTCTTCTCGCATCAATGACCTCGACTACCATGG TGAGGAGGAGATATGCTTGGATATATGCTACTATTCAGTTTACAATGGTGGTTCTTTTCGCACATATCTTTTACTCATTG CTTCATGTGCAAGCGGTTCTGTCTGTTCTGCTCGCGACATTTGTTGGTTTCGGAGGTGCTATGTGTGGCACTTCCATACTTAACGAGATACTCAAATGGAGAAGAATGTGGAGCAATTGGTCGGCTTCCCAACAGGATGCTGCTCAAGCTTCGGAGAGTAGTGATGCACCACAAAACAGAGTGGATGGAAATGGCCAACACAGCTGA